A stretch of Metabacillus sp. FJAT-52054 DNA encodes these proteins:
- a CDS encoding nuclear transport factor 2 family protein → MENLDKYFDLFDQSRTSEKAFEELNALFSDDMVFVLNGDKKSGIENWKLFIKMVFTENSDIKHMYEGWKKSEGADHYETQWAVCGKHSSGRVFTQTGKDIAKLNEHGKIVYLENVPDSKEMFKSYTTL, encoded by the coding sequence ATGGAAAACTTAGATAAATATTTTGACTTATTTGATCAGTCCAGAACAAGTGAAAAAGCTTTTGAAGAATTGAATGCTCTTTTTTCAGATGACATGGTTTTCGTTTTAAATGGGGACAAGAAGTCCGGGATTGAAAACTGGAAGCTGTTCATAAAAATGGTGTTTACCGAAAACAGCGATATCAAACATATGTATGAAGGCTGGAAAAAATCAGAGGGTGCGGATCATTACGAAACCCAATGGGCCGTATGCGGAAAGCATTCATCAGGTCGGGTGTTTACTCAAACGGGCAAGGATATAGCAAAACTTAATGAGCACGGGAAGATTGTGTATTTAGAAAATGTGCCGGACAGCAAGGAAATGTTTAAGAGCTATACAACGCTATAA
- a CDS encoding tripartite tricarboxylate transporter substrate-binding protein — MPKNSPYRHANEVIEDLKKNPGNMSIGLEQGFGNDDQIAFVQAILQAGINPAKIPFKLHDSLDDLIHYFDSGSIAVASLSFSEAAFLHQQGKLRILAVSSHRRLENFEGIPTWKEEGIRIVFPHWRGVMGPKGMTKEEMTWWNRELKAMTETKEWKAILRKNHMSEFYKDSQQTKEFLTNQQKFYETIMK; from the coding sequence GTGCCGAAAAATTCGCCTTACCGTCATGCAAATGAGGTCATTGAAGACCTGAAGAAGAACCCGGGGAATATGAGTATCGGCCTTGAGCAGGGCTTCGGCAACGATGACCAAATCGCCTTCGTTCAAGCTATACTGCAAGCGGGGATCAATCCTGCGAAAATTCCGTTCAAGCTTCATGATTCGCTCGATGATCTCATTCATTATTTTGACAGCGGTTCCATTGCTGTGGCTTCGCTTTCTTTCTCTGAAGCTGCCTTTCTTCACCAGCAGGGGAAATTAAGAATTCTCGCTGTATCTTCCCATCGCCGGCTTGAAAACTTCGAGGGCATTCCCACATGGAAGGAGGAGGGCATACGGATTGTCTTTCCGCACTGGCGGGGAGTGATGGGTCCAAAGGGAATGACGAAGGAAGAAATGACATGGTGGAATCGGGAACTGAAGGCTATGACAGAAACGAAGGAATGGAAAGCCATTCTGAGAAAGAACCACATGAGTGAATTTTATAAGGATAGTCAGCAAACCAAAGAGTTTCTGACGAATCAGCAAAAGTTTTATGAAACCATTATGAAATAA
- a CDS encoding DUF4440 domain-containing protein produces the protein MDTDFAVLQNTFKKLEECLLQPEIRKSAEELDQLLADDFLEITSTGKRKDKRDCMDGLDIPEMKLSHFSIRILGEGIVQTIYTIQIFERKTLRSSIWRFDGLRWQMIFHQGTVAE, from the coding sequence ATGGACACTGATTTTGCAGTATTGCAAAATACCTTTAAAAAATTGGAAGAGTGCTTGCTTCAGCCTGAAATACGCAAATCTGCCGAAGAGCTTGACCAGCTTTTGGCGGATGATTTCCTGGAAATAACAAGTACAGGAAAGAGGAAAGATAAACGGGATTGTATGGATGGGCTGGACATTCCGGAAATGAAGCTTTCACACTTCTCAATCCGGATCTTGGGTGAAGGAATTGTGCAAACCATATATACCATTCAAATTTTTGAGAGGAAAACCCTTCGGAGCTCCATTTGGCGGTTTGACGGTTTGAGATGGCAGATGATTTTTCATCAGGGGACTGTAGCGGAATAA
- a CDS encoding maltose acetyltransferase domain-containing protein: protein MKTEKEKMMAGEMYIPNDAQLLEERVNARRLTRLLNETTEQEGEERVRLIKELFGSTGKEIWLEPSFRCDYGSNIHTGESFFANFDCVFLDVCEIRFGDNCMLGPGVHIYTATHPLHPAERNSGKEFGKPITIGNNVWIGGAAVINPGVTIGDNAVIAGGAVVVKDVPANCVVGGNPARVLKEIEI, encoded by the coding sequence ATGAAAACAGAAAAAGAAAAGATGATGGCAGGAGAAATGTACATACCGAATGACGCCCAGCTGCTGGAAGAACGGGTGAACGCAAGGAGACTCACGAGGCTCCTGAACGAAACGACAGAGCAGGAAGGTGAAGAAAGAGTCCGCCTAATTAAGGAGCTCTTCGGCTCAACCGGCAAAGAAATATGGCTGGAACCATCGTTCCGATGTGACTATGGATCTAACATCCATACAGGTGAATCATTTTTTGCTAACTTTGATTGTGTGTTCCTTGATGTATGTGAAATCCGTTTTGGCGACAACTGCATGCTTGGACCTGGTGTACATATTTATACCGCAACCCACCCGCTTCATCCTGCCGAACGAAACAGCGGAAAGGAATTTGGCAAACCAATCACAATCGGGAATAACGTTTGGATTGGTGGTGCTGCGGTCATCAACCCAGGCGTAACAATCGGGGATAATGCCGTCATTGCCGGAGGTGCAGTTGTTGTAAAAGATGTACCTGCTAACTGTGTCGTCGGGGGGAACCCTGCGAGAGTATTGAAGGAAATAGAAATCTAA
- a CDS encoding cation diffusion facilitator family transporter, with protein MGHNHDHHHHHGSNNKKALLWAFLLIALFMFVEVIGGIVTNSLALLSDAGHMLSDAAALGLALLAVQFGQKKADQSKTYGYKRFEILAAFINGLALMVIAILIIWEAVKRFSSPPEIAGTGMLLISTIGLLVNIGAAFILMMGDKEENLNVRSAFLHVLGDLLGSVGAIIAALLIMFFNWGIADPIASILVAVLIAVSGFRVTKDSFHVLMEGVPANIPVEKVKQKLEQIEGVCSVHDLHVWAITSDFPALSCHIAIQKDCDGRTVIKAANQILHDEFGLHHTTIQIDEDGEDHSEHEHCN; from the coding sequence ATGGGACATAACCACGATCATCACCATCATCATGGATCAAATAATAAAAAAGCATTGCTGTGGGCTTTTTTGCTTATCGCCCTTTTCATGTTTGTGGAAGTAATCGGAGGCATAGTGACGAACAGTTTAGCTCTTCTTTCCGACGCCGGCCATATGCTGAGCGATGCGGCAGCACTGGGGTTAGCTTTGTTAGCCGTTCAATTTGGCCAGAAAAAAGCTGATCAATCTAAAACTTATGGCTACAAGCGTTTTGAAATACTAGCTGCTTTTATAAATGGACTTGCCTTAATGGTTATCGCCATATTGATTATCTGGGAGGCTGTGAAGAGATTTTCTTCCCCTCCTGAGATCGCAGGGACTGGAATGCTTTTGATTTCCACCATTGGCCTTCTTGTAAATATCGGAGCGGCCTTTATATTAATGATGGGGGATAAGGAAGAGAATCTGAACGTGAGGAGCGCGTTCCTTCACGTACTTGGGGATTTGCTTGGATCTGTTGGAGCTATTATTGCGGCGCTCCTCATCATGTTCTTTAATTGGGGAATTGCGGATCCGATTGCGAGTATTCTTGTAGCTGTTTTAATTGCTGTTAGCGGATTTAGGGTTACTAAGGATTCATTTCATGTATTAATGGAGGGAGTTCCTGCGAATATTCCGGTCGAAAAGGTTAAACAGAAGCTGGAGCAGATTGAAGGCGTATGCAGTGTACATGATCTTCATGTTTGGGCAATAACGTCTGATTTTCCCGCATTAAGCTGCCACATCGCCATTCAAAAAGACTGCGATGGACGAACCGTAATCAAGGCTGCCAATCAGATTCTTCACGATGAGTTCGGCCTGCACCATACGACCATTCAGATTGATGAGGATGGAGAAGACCACTCAGAACACGAGCATTGCAATTAG
- a CDS encoding Rrf2 family transcriptional regulator codes for MQMKTGVEQAVYAILILTFLPGKAVLPGEVISSQLGGSPTYFQKLLRKLVSADLIASVPGKKGGFRLNRKPEDIPIYDVYLAIEGKQSLYSSTGIFHDMLNIKEKEIDLLSNLMGEAESSWKSILNRETIGSLNEEIHKKCPKESIEILRAAIHEKMVV; via the coding sequence TTGCAAATGAAAACCGGAGTGGAACAGGCCGTATACGCAATTTTAATACTGACATTTTTACCTGGAAAGGCGGTATTGCCTGGAGAGGTAATCAGCAGCCAGCTAGGCGGCTCGCCGACCTATTTTCAAAAACTGCTCAGAAAGCTGGTCAGTGCAGACTTGATTGCCTCTGTTCCCGGGAAGAAGGGCGGCTTCCGTTTAAATAGAAAGCCGGAGGATATCCCAATCTACGATGTGTACTTGGCGATTGAAGGAAAGCAGTCCCTTTATTCATCAACCGGAATCTTTCATGACATGCTGAACATAAAGGAAAAAGAAATCGACTTGCTGTCCAATCTAATGGGGGAGGCTGAATCGTCGTGGAAATCCATTTTAAACCGTGAAACAATCGGTTCTCTAAACGAAGAGATTCACAAAAAATGCCCAAAGGAAAGCATCGAAATTTTGCGTGCGGCCATTCATGAAAAAATGGTGGTCTAA
- a CDS encoding aromatic ring-hydroxylating dioxygenase subunit alpha, with translation MEENINRVFPSAWYAVAFSSELKKDPIRKKVTGREIVLYRDDKGEANALYAFCPHRGADLSLGCVKDGKLMCAYHGWKFESDGRCTEIPSQPAKVIPKFAHTAAFPVTEEAGLIWVYPDHLEKDVPKLQVIPDVKDKRYRLSPYQAHWNAHLTRTVESVLDVAHLSFVHKKTIGKKTSTVFHDLPYTHERDNITIQNGGGLLEYRFPQQWLLRPAKEAKSSFINYVTFTPVDEEETMIFGYAGRTFAKNIPFMDRVFSKYSLKVLDEDKSIVESQHPRPIPEALKMEAHVYADGPQIAFRKRWFEFLSEDERKIRLDEGIRVY, from the coding sequence ATGGAAGAAAACATAAACCGCGTATTCCCTTCAGCCTGGTATGCGGTCGCCTTTTCATCAGAATTAAAGAAGGATCCCATACGGAAAAAAGTGACTGGCCGGGAAATCGTGCTGTATCGTGATGATAAGGGAGAAGCAAATGCCCTTTATGCCTTCTGTCCGCATAGGGGAGCCGATTTATCATTGGGCTGCGTGAAGGATGGCAAGCTCATGTGTGCCTATCATGGGTGGAAGTTTGAATCGGATGGAAGATGCACCGAAATTCCGTCCCAGCCAGCCAAGGTGATCCCGAAATTTGCTCATACAGCTGCTTTCCCGGTAACTGAAGAGGCAGGACTCATATGGGTATATCCAGATCATTTAGAAAAGGACGTACCGAAACTTCAGGTAATACCGGATGTGAAGGATAAGAGATACCGTCTGTCCCCTTACCAGGCTCATTGGAATGCCCACCTGACAAGGACGGTGGAAAGTGTGCTGGATGTCGCTCATCTTTCCTTTGTGCATAAAAAAACAATAGGAAAGAAAACAAGCACCGTCTTTCATGATCTTCCCTATACACATGAACGAGATAACATTACGATTCAAAATGGAGGCGGACTCCTTGAATACCGGTTTCCCCAGCAATGGCTTTTGAGGCCGGCAAAGGAAGCAAAGAGTTCCTTCATTAACTATGTGACCTTCACTCCTGTAGATGAGGAAGAAACGATGATCTTCGGTTATGCGGGAAGAACCTTTGCTAAAAATATTCCTTTCATGGACAGAGTTTTTTCAAAGTACAGCCTCAAAGTACTGGATGAAGATAAGTCGATTGTAGAGAGCCAGCATCCAAGGCCGATTCCTGAAGCTCTCAAGATGGAAGCTCACGTTTATGCTGACGGTCCCCAGATCGCTTTCAGAAAACGGTGGTTTGAGTTTCTCTCTGAGGATGAACGGAAAATCAGGCTCGATGAGGGTATAAGGGTTTACTGA
- a CDS encoding L-lactate dehydrogenase yields MAGETANRVVLIGTGSVGSSYAFALMNQGIADELIMIDMNEEKAMGDVMDLNHGKVFAPYPTQVKLGSYADCRDADLVVICAGANQKPGETRLDLVEKNLKVFRSITDEAMASGFDGIFLVATNPVDILTYATWKFSGLPKERVIGSGTILDTARFRFELGEYFEIAPHNVHAYIIGEHGDSELPVYSTADAGGVPVLKRIERDAAYKKEDLDEIFVRVRDAAYEIIKRKGSTYYGIAMGLVRITKAILHNENSVLTVSALLEGVYGEDQIYIGVPAVINRGGIREVIELDLNEEEKQKFRHSAEVLRNTLKDYFD; encoded by the coding sequence GTAGGATCAAGCTATGCTTTTGCACTTATGAATCAAGGGATTGCAGATGAACTGATTATGATTGATATGAATGAAGAAAAAGCAATGGGCGATGTCATGGATCTAAATCATGGAAAGGTATTTGCACCGTATCCGACACAAGTGAAACTTGGCAGCTATGCGGATTGCAGAGACGCAGATCTGGTTGTCATTTGTGCAGGGGCGAATCAGAAGCCGGGAGAAACACGCCTTGATTTGGTAGAGAAAAATTTAAAGGTGTTTAGAAGTATCACAGATGAAGCTATGGCATCCGGTTTTGACGGAATTTTTCTAGTGGCAACGAATCCCGTGGATATCTTAACGTATGCAACGTGGAAATTCAGCGGTCTGCCGAAGGAGCGGGTAATTGGTTCCGGAACGATTTTGGATACTGCCCGGTTTCGCTTTGAGCTTGGAGAGTACTTCGAAATCGCTCCACATAATGTTCACGCCTATATCATCGGAGAGCATGGAGACAGCGAACTCCCGGTATACAGCACAGCAGACGCTGGCGGAGTGCCGGTGCTAAAGAGAATTGAGCGGGATGCGGCTTATAAAAAGGAAGATTTAGATGAAATTTTTGTACGTGTAAGAGACGCCGCATACGAAATTATTAAGAGAAAAGGGTCTACTTACTATGGCATCGCAATGGGTCTGGTGCGGATAACGAAGGCGATTCTTCATAATGAAAACAGTGTCTTGACCGTTTCTGCCCTTCTCGAAGGGGTATACGGGGAAGATCAAATTTATATAGGTGTTCCTGCCGTGATTAACCGCGGCGGTATCAGAGAAGTGATTGAACTTGATTTGAATGAGGAGGAAAAACAGAAATTCAGGCACAGTGCAGAGGTGCTAAGGAATACTTTAAAGGATTATTTTGATTAA
- a CDS encoding YueH family protein: MSTAFEKMNLSGNRVAEVFLHKTANGQFIAAVPDIHWSAKFNQIDELHDQFVHLQSSLNFHMFEGNTDELAESIIAMVKKFNHKQDVI; this comes from the coding sequence ATGAGCACCGCATTTGAAAAAATGAACCTATCAGGAAATAGGGTGGCAGAAGTATTCCTGCACAAAACAGCCAACGGACAATTTATTGCAGCAGTACCAGACATACACTGGTCAGCAAAGTTTAACCAAATAGATGAACTTCACGATCAGTTTGTACATCTTCAGTCTTCGTTAAACTTTCATATGTTTGAAGGAAATACAGATGAACTGGCAGAGTCGATCATAGCTATGGTAAAAAAGTTCAATCATAAGCAAGATGTTATTTAA
- a CDS encoding DUF6054 family protein → MQRITEFKTTLSPADASSILRKYEESESRLIHEEYHDAGDGKVVIILIFERYFLRTSGRGSMTVILENMTGSNKVRCITAGSGDSLFNFDLGASRNFRRWVEEALSSYIEENSYLEK, encoded by the coding sequence ATGCAGCGAATTACAGAGTTTAAAACAACACTCTCTCCGGCAGATGCTTCTTCTATTCTGCGAAAATATGAAGAGTCTGAAAGCAGACTGATCCATGAAGAATATCATGATGCTGGGGATGGAAAGGTTGTCATCATTCTAATTTTTGAGAGATATTTCTTGAGGACAAGCGGCCGCGGGTCAATGACCGTCATACTTGAGAATATGACCGGCTCAAACAAGGTTCGCTGCATTACGGCGGGCAGCGGGGACAGTCTCTTTAACTTTGATTTGGGAGCCAGCCGGAACTTTAGAAGATGGGTAGAAGAGGCCTTGAGTTCTTATATCGAAGAAAATTCCTATTTGGAAAAATAG
- a CDS encoding VOC family protein produces MSANISKVFINLPVKDLDRTVDFFTKLGFEFNPHFTDKNATCMIINEHTYAMLLVEDFFKTFTKKEISDSAKSTEVIVALAAESRAHVDEIVNKALDAGGKASNEPIDHGFMYGWSFQDVNDHLWEVFYMDEKAVPEQ; encoded by the coding sequence ATGAGTGCTAACATCAGCAAGGTATTTATTAATCTGCCTGTTAAAGACTTGGATCGAACCGTTGATTTCTTTACGAAGCTTGGATTCGAATTTAATCCTCATTTTACCGACAAAAATGCCACTTGCATGATTATCAATGAGCATACGTACGCGATGCTGCTCGTAGAAGATTTTTTTAAGACCTTTACCAAAAAAGAAATCTCCGATTCTGCAAAAAGTACCGAGGTCATTGTCGCCCTTGCTGCGGAAAGCCGTGCGCATGTTGACGAAATTGTAAATAAAGCCCTTGACGCCGGTGGAAAGGCCTCGAATGAACCGATTGATCATGGATTTATGTACGGGTGGAGTTTCCAGGACGTGAACGATCATCTATGGGAAGTATTTTATATGGATGAAAAGGCTGTGCCTGAGCAATAG
- the lepB gene encoding signal peptidase I, translating into MKERSKKEIWSWLGSILAAVVVALICRHFIFTPVMVEGKSMMPTFESNNQIIVSKISKIERFDMIVFHSPISKDNYIKRVIGLPGDRIQIKNDVLTINGKIYNEPYLKENKSVLVPRENLTENLSIQVPAGSLYVMGDNRRDSMDSRVFGSISQKAVVGEAKFRFSPFEKMGVPK; encoded by the coding sequence ATGAAAGAACGCAGTAAAAAAGAGATCTGGTCCTGGTTAGGAAGCATACTGGCGGCAGTCGTCGTTGCCCTTATCTGCCGGCACTTTATTTTCACCCCGGTCATGGTAGAGGGAAAATCGATGATGCCGACCTTTGAAAGCAATAATCAGATCATCGTATCCAAAATCAGCAAAATTGAACGTTTTGATATGATTGTCTTTCACTCGCCAATTTCAAAAGACAATTACATCAAAAGAGTCATTGGACTTCCCGGTGACAGAATCCAAATTAAAAATGATGTTCTCACTATTAACGGTAAAATATATAATGAACCCTACCTTAAGGAAAATAAAAGCGTTCTTGTCCCCCGCGAAAATCTGACTGAAAACCTAAGCATCCAGGTGCCGGCCGGCTCTCTTTATGTCATGGGAGACAACCGCCGCGACAGCATGGACAGCCGGGTATTCGGCAGTATTTCTCAAAAAGCGGTTGTCGGAGAAGCAAAGTTCCGGTTCTCTCCATTTGAGAAGATGGGTGTTCCGAAATAA
- a CDS encoding DUF2243 domain-containing protein: MEKRQALNALSGVLFGLGLVAFFDETVFHQLLYWHHFYDKSTTDIGLVSDGIFHSFSWFATIASLFMFADLRRKNVFYGKRWIGGILTGAGAFQLYDGTVQHKLMGLHQIRYGVNILPYDLVWNITAAAMLAAGIMLLIKTRHGVKADA; the protein is encoded by the coding sequence GTGGAAAAAAGACAGGCACTTAACGCATTGTCAGGGGTCCTTTTTGGACTTGGCTTAGTTGCATTTTTCGATGAAACCGTTTTTCATCAATTGCTGTACTGGCACCATTTTTACGATAAATCGACCACGGATATTGGACTCGTTTCAGATGGCATTTTCCACTCCTTCAGCTGGTTCGCAACCATTGCATCTCTTTTCATGTTTGCAGATCTTCGCAGGAAAAATGTGTTCTATGGTAAGAGATGGATTGGAGGAATATTGACAGGAGCAGGAGCTTTTCAGCTGTATGACGGGACGGTTCAGCATAAGCTGATGGGCCTTCACCAAATCCGGTATGGCGTCAATATCCTTCCATATGATCTTGTCTGGAACATAACAGCCGCAGCGATGCTTGCAGCGGGTATTATGTTACTGATTAAAACAAGGCATGGGGTGAAAGCTGATGCATAG
- a CDS encoding glutathione peroxidase encodes MSIYSFSAKAMNGKEISLEDYKGKVVLVVNTASQCGFTFQYEDLQRLYDRYKSKDFVILGFPSNQFADQEPDDNDRIQTFCTLRYGVSFPMFQKMKVRDDGAHPLFDYLISKLPFEGFNHFHPVAKVLIPLINERHPEYLYGDSIKWNFTKFLIDQNGHPVKRFEATTDPLDMEQDIERLLNV; translated from the coding sequence ATGAGCATTTATTCGTTTTCGGCTAAAGCAATGAATGGAAAAGAAATATCGCTTGAAGACTACAAAGGAAAAGTGGTCCTGGTTGTCAATACAGCCAGTCAATGCGGTTTTACTTTCCAGTACGAGGATCTTCAGCGTCTTTATGACCGCTACAAATCTAAGGATTTTGTCATTTTAGGCTTCCCTTCCAATCAGTTTGCTGACCAGGAACCGGATGATAATGACCGGATTCAAACATTCTGCACCCTTCGCTACGGTGTATCATTTCCGATGTTTCAAAAAATGAAAGTCCGGGATGATGGGGCTCATCCACTGTTCGATTATTTAATATCCAAATTACCCTTTGAAGGCTTTAATCATTTTCACCCTGTAGCTAAAGTTTTAATTCCTTTAATTAATGAGCGGCACCCGGAATACTTATACGGTGACTCCATCAAGTGGAATTTCACAAAGTTTCTAATTGATCAGAATGGCCATCCTGTCAAACGGTTTGAAGCAACAACGGACCCTTTGGATATGGAACAGGATATTGAGAGATTACTGAACGTATAA
- a CDS encoding cytochrome c oxidase assembly protein — MHSHHESASVFNWAQLILALPFLMAWFLYLLAAFTSKKKWPLYRIVLWTFGISLSLISVIGPLAERSHTDFNAHMLSHLFLGMLAPLLLSLSAPLTLAFRSLSVQIGRKLSKLLKSKPLKIAVHPLAASILNIGGLWVLYTTGLYGLMHEHKWIYVLVHVHIFLAGYLFTIAFLYIDPVSKRYSFKFRAAVLILAFAGHGILSKFIYANPPAGVPVKQAETAGMLMYYGGDVIDILIIVVFCYQWYHASRQGTSLSQANPS; from the coding sequence ATGCATAGCCATCATGAATCAGCTTCCGTCTTCAATTGGGCACAGCTGATCCTCGCTCTGCCCTTTTTGATGGCCTGGTTCTTGTATCTGTTAGCCGCTTTTACATCTAAAAAAAAATGGCCGCTCTATCGAATCGTGCTTTGGACATTCGGAATTTCTTTATCATTAATCTCTGTAATCGGCCCTTTGGCAGAAAGGTCTCATACAGATTTTAATGCTCACATGCTCAGCCATCTTTTTCTTGGAATGCTGGCTCCTTTGCTGCTCTCACTTTCCGCTCCGTTAACACTTGCCTTTCGGTCACTGAGCGTTCAGATAGGCCGCAAGCTTTCAAAGCTTCTAAAAAGCAAGCCGCTCAAGATTGCTGTTCATCCTTTAGCAGCATCTATATTAAACATTGGCGGATTATGGGTCCTTTATACGACAGGCTTATACGGTTTAATGCATGAGCATAAGTGGATTTATGTTCTTGTGCATGTACATATCTTTCTTGCAGGCTATCTATTTACCATCGCCTTCCTATACATAGACCCTGTCTCAAAACGGTACAGCTTTAAATTCAGAGCCGCCGTTTTAATCCTTGCATTCGCAGGGCATGGAATCCTGTCCAAGTTCATCTATGCAAATCCGCCGGCGGGTGTACCGGTTAAACAAGCCGAAACAGCGGGAATGCTGATGTATTATGGAGGGGACGTAATTGATATTCTTATCATTGTTGTTTTTTGCTATCAATGGTATCATGCCTCTCGTCAAGGAACCTCCTTATCCCAAGCCAATCCTTCATAA
- a CDS encoding Spo0B domain-containing protein — translation MNPAAEEMLGSENRDHWFPKLEHLRQSGGARNAEMSYRDRVLIVNHDIILEKGKAAGMVWTFKDKTEFVKMIDTLSEVKKYSEDLRAQTHEYTNKLYVISGLLELGRTDAALDLINDESVKSQNQNQVLFEQIKDSKLQAILLGKIGKASEKKISFTIDRESSFNKGRSKRLWAFKCKSSGRGAWRMH, via the coding sequence ATGAATCCAGCCGCAGAAGAGATGCTTGGTTCAGAAAACAGGGATCATTGGTTTCCTAAACTGGAGCATCTCCGGCAAAGCGGGGGGGCGAGGAATGCGGAAATGAGCTATCGAGATCGAGTACTGATCGTCAATCATGACATCATTTTAGAAAAAGGCAAGGCAGCCGGAATGGTTTGGACCTTTAAGGATAAGACAGAATTTGTAAAGATGATTGATACTCTTTCCGAAGTGAAAAAGTATTCGGAGGATTTGAGGGCTCAAACCCATGAGTATACGAATAAGCTTTATGTCATTTCCGGTTTACTGGAGCTTGGGAGGACTGATGCAGCGCTTGATTTAATCAATGATGAATCGGTAAAAAGCCAGAATCAAAATCAAGTGCTGTTCGAACAAATTAAAGATTCGAAGCTGCAGGCGATTTTGCTTGGAAAGATCGGCAAGGCTTCAGAGAAGAAAATTTCATTTACGATTGACCGTGAAAGTTCTTTCAACAAAGGGAGATCAAAGAGGCTATGGGCTTTCAAATGTAAAAGCAGCGGTAGAGGAGCTTGGAGGATGCATTGA